Within Limanda limanda chromosome 17, fLimLim1.1, whole genome shotgun sequence, the genomic segment TTTGAAGCTGGAACTTTGTGGAGGTCTCTGTGGGGGGTGTTATCCGAGAATCGGCCACTCAGGAGCCGCTTGCGTTGACCACGGGGTCTCTATAAGTAGACTGAGGAAGGGTCGGGGAGCGGTGACAACCAGGAAGGACCAGTCCAGATCCAGAACCTCACTGCTCGACATGGAGATGCCCGctaacctcctcctccgcctgctgCTGATCTGCGCCCTGGTCTCCTGCAGCCCCACCGAGGCGTGGTACAAGCAGGTGGCCGGGCCGAGCTACTACTCGGTGGGCCGGGCGTCCGGCTTGCTGTCCGGCATCCGGAGGTCCCCGTACGTCCGGAGCGCGGAGCTGGAGCCGCAGGACAGCGGAGAGACTGCGGCCAACAGGCTGTTCTCTGAGTTAACTTCGCGCAACTCCATCCTGAAGACAATGGTCAGTGATGAACTTCTTTAAAACGGCTCATCTGCTCGTTGTTGTGGGTTGGATAGGGATGGCCATTACGCATTACGCACGGCAAGGGCTCGGTGCCATGGCGCAAAGGTGCAGCCACGTTTAAAATCTGTTGTATTGTTGAACCTGAAGACTTTCTTACTCAAAAATGACAGAGCACCAACTATTGTTAATTTTTAATAGCGATATTATCTAAGTTTAAACTCTTTAAATGTTCAGAGAGATTTTCTTTTGCACTATTGTATACAATGGTGAGTTTAGAATGAGCTCCAGCAATAGTTTAGTGCAGAaaagacattttacattatGACTGGATCAAAATAGACTCCTATATAATTCATGATATAATTTACCtttaatttaatacattatcTTTTAAAACCAACTCAGACTTCAGTCAGGAGCAGTTCAGTCTGAAAATATCCACTACTAAGGatctatacattttaaaacatttgtaacGGCAATACTATGGTGGTCTTGGGTTTGGTGTAGaagtatttgtattattaaataACTACAGCAACATAAATCTACTTTATTACAATTGGATCCTCAATGTGCAGCAGAGGCCACGGTAAATGTCTATGATACCAGTTTGCATTTCTTTAATTTCTTACACATTAAACATTTCAATGAAGCTTGTGAACCACTTTCATTTCCGTTACCTTTAAAACTGACTTCATGTTTTGTGTATGACATTTTCTTCAGCCACAAGTTTACTCTTAGATATAGTCTGCACACATTTAGCCAAGTGGGAGCAGAATTTACTTAAAGTACCTTAAAAATACTCACCTGTGTGCAAATGTACTCAGGGTTATGGTAGGCAAGTACTGAGATGATGTCCATGTTATTGATGATCAATTCTCTGCAGGAATATTTGTCAACCATCAAACTTTATCTGATTCAAGTGTTCGGAATTGAAAGCACAATCTAATGTAACTGTGTGATTTGTCCACTTCTCTCCTCGCAGCCTGTTTGCATCAAGGACATTACACCAAACCTGCAGAGCTGCGAGTTGTTCCAGGAAGTCAAGGGTTCGTTCAAGTGTAAAGCGgacgtcttcctctctctggacTCCTCCGACTGTGCAGGAGACTGAGCAGTGAAGCCGACAACTGCTGCTGGAGGACGAAGACAACTTCTTGAGGGCGTGATGTTTTGAAAAACTGTATATTTTAATGTGAAGTTTGACAAAAGGTGTTGCACCAAACGGAAGTGGAGCCACTTTTCATTTGCCATGTACTCCATTTAATTATCGATTTTATGATTAAAATCGTCTTTACTctttaaactgtaaaagcaAAGCATTGATGTAAATACCTGATCCGAGTTTTcattaataaatgaatcatGTTGCATCCCCTTGCTGAAATTACTGAATTGGAAAGAGAtaagggttttttttcttcttcatgaaCACTGGAGGTAGCTAAATCATTTAATacactctgtgtttgacctttAAAACCAGTTAGAAAGATATTTACTCTTACAAATATGAATTATTCAGTTAATGGTGAGTAAAAAAAGActtgaaggggaaaaaaaacactgtaaatataggtgtaaatatttttacatttgtgaTGCATCTTCAGATTTGTGAGAGAAATCTTGTTCTATAAAGGGTAAATATCCCTAAACAATAAAATATCCAGACGTGCttatcaataaatattttatttaaaatgttttaaaataaaaatgtgaattcgcagcttaaaagaaataaattgCTGTAAACTTATTACATAACTTATCTGAAACGGTAAAACATAAGTACAGCCGTGATAGGACTTAAATTCCATTGCTGTGAATCACATCATAAAAATTTTAGGGAGCTTTTACAGCAGCTGCACGGCTGCGAGGTTCTCCCTGATAATCTGATCTATGACCATGTGGAAGACCACCTGGACGTTGGTGGTGT encodes:
- the LOC133023786 gene encoding neuropeptide B-like, with the translated sequence MEMPANLLLRLLLICALVSCSPTEAWYKQVAGPSYYSVGRASGLLSGIRRSPYVRSAELEPQDSGETAANRLFSELTSRNSILKTMPVCIKDITPNLQSCELFQEVKGSFKCKADVFLSLDSSDCAGD